The window ACTACCAGCAACGGGGAGTTCGTATTGACCCTGTTCGAAGCGCTAGAAGCCACCGAGCTACCATACTTCCTCGAACTTATGGCGTTTCTCGCCGAGCATAATATTCCGAGCGCACATCCAATTGGCGATGATAATGGAACTTACTTACGCCAACTGAATGGTAGACCTGCAGCTTTAGTACGACGTCTAAAAGGTTTCAGCGTCAAAGCGCCCACGGTACAGCAGTGCTTCGCTATTGGCGAATTCATCGGCCGGATACATACCGTAGGAAAACAGTTTCGGTTATACAGGGAAAATGATCGCGGACCGAGTTGGTGGAGACAAACAGCAGCGAAGGTCTTATCCAAGCTAACGTCTGACGACGCATCGCTGCTTACCGAGGAACTTGCGTACCAATCCCAGTTTCGCCATCACAAACTGTCACGCGGGGTAATTCACGCAGATCTGTTTCGCGACAATGCACTGTTCGTGGGCGATCAGCTGACCGGCGTCATTGACTTTTACTACGCTTGTAATGACGCCCTGATCTATGACCTCGCTGTGACGGCTAATGACTGGTGCAACGTGGAGAATGGAGATTTCTACACAGACCGCGCCCGGGCCATGCTCCATGCCTATACGGAGCAGTTTCGGCCCATTGCGCCTGAGGAGCAAGACGCCTGGCCAGTAATGCTACGGGCCGGTGCACTTCGGTTCTGGCTGTCACGGCTGCATGACATGTACTTCCCGCGGCAAGGCGAAATCACCCACATTAAGGATCCGGATGTATTCAAGCTTATCCTACGCCACCGCATTGAGCATGCTGCCGAATTGCGAGATCTATGGGATTGAGAGCGATTGGCCTCGGGCGCACCATACTGATTTCTGCAGACCCACGTTGCCTCCCGTGCCAGACAGGTGCTCCCATTAGGAAATTAAAAAAATCGTCGCAAGGCCAAGGAAGGCCATGAAACCCACAACATCCGTCACCGTCGTCAGAAGCACACCGCCGGCAAGGGCCGGATCGATTCCAAGGCGCTTCAGGGCAAGTGGGATCAGTGCGCCGGCCGACGCCGCTGTTAGGAGGTTGATGACCATAGCAAGCCCAATGATCAATCCAAGCCCAACATCTCTAAACCACAACATCGCAAGTCCACCAACAACCATCGCCCAGAATAGGCCATTGATTAGGCCAACCGCGAGTTCCTTGAGCATGAGAGCGCGCGCGTTTGCGGCGCCGAGCTGCCCGAGGGCGATGCCCCGAATCGCGATGGTGAGTGTCTGAACACCGGCAATACCCCCCATGCTCGCAACAATGGGCATGAGTATCGCGAGCGCAACGAGTTGCTGGATGCTCGCCTCAAAGCGACTAATCACCCACGCCGCCAGAAACGCGGTCGCTAAGTTAACGCCGAGCCAGATTGCGCGCCGCCTGGCACTGACGACCACGGGCGCAAACATGTCATCTTCCTCACCGAGCCCAGCCAGGCTCATGAGGGAGTGATCAGCCTGCTCATGAATAACGTCCACTACATCGTCAATGGTGATCCGCCCGAGCAGCTTGCCCACCTCATCCACCACCGCGGCTGACACCAGGTCCCGCTGCTCGAATAGTTTGGCGACATCCTTCGCTGGGAGGCTGGCGGGTAGGCCCGCAATGTCCTGCACGATCAAGTCACCGACGGTCGCTTCTGGATCGCGGAGCAACACCTCGGACAAAGGCAGCACGCCAAGATACTCGCCTTCCCGATCAACCACCATCAGCTGGTCTGTCTTCTCCGGTATGGCACCCCGAAGCCGCAAGTAACGGGAGACCACATCCAGCGTCACATCACCCCGGACAGTAACGACATCGGTGTTCATTAAGCCGCCGGCGGTATCCTCGGGATAGGTAAGCACCGATGCCAGGCGTTGGCGGTTCTGCTCGTCCATCGCAAGCAGTACCTCATCCACAAGGGGCTCCGGCAGGTCTT is drawn from Gammaproteobacteria bacterium and contains these coding sequences:
- a CDS encoding homoserine kinase, which encodes MSVYTSVSRQELQKFLEHYSLGELSHFQGISEGIENTNYFVTTSNGEFVLTLFEALEATELPYFLELMAFLAEHNIPSAHPIGDDNGTYLRQLNGRPAALVRRLKGFSVKAPTVQQCFAIGEFIGRIHTVGKQFRLYRENDRGPSWWRQTAAKVLSKLTSDDASLLTEELAYQSQFRHHKLSRGVIHADLFRDNALFVGDQLTGVIDFYYACNDALIYDLAVTANDWCNVENGDFYTDRARAMLHAYTEQFRPIAPEEQDAWPVMLRAGALRFWLSRLHDMYFPRQGEITHIKDPDVFKLILRHRIEHAAELRDLWD
- the mgtE gene encoding magnesium transporter; this translates as MSKRSEREKIQETLSQVHEALEAGAKSKVRSLIDQLHPSETADVLEALPPSERGVVWELVNPDLEGDVLSECQDEVRAGLLGQMAPYEVAAATRDLDADDAADILQDLPEPLVDEVLLAMDEQNRQRLASVLTYPEDTAGGLMNTDVVTVRGDVTLDVVSRYLRLRGAIPEKTDQLMVVDREGEYLGVLPLSEVLLRDPEATVGDLIVQDIAGLPASLPAKDVAKLFEQRDLVSAAVVDEVGKLLGRITIDDVVDVIHEQADHSLMSLAGLGEEDDMFAPVVVSARRRAIWLGVNLATAFLAAWVISRFEASIQQLVALAILMPIVASMGGIAGVQTLTIAIRGIALGQLGAANARALMLKELAVGLINGLFWAMVVGGLAMLWFRDVGLGLIIGLAMVINLLTAASAGALIPLALKRLGIDPALAGGVLLTTVTDVVGFMAFLGLATIFLIS